DNA from Actinomyces sp. oral taxon 897:
GACGGTGGTGGGGCGCAGGACGGCCGGTGACCTCATGCAGGACCCCCCGGCCCTGCTGACCCCGGCCATGAGCCTGCGCCAGGCCGCCAACGTGCTGCGCTCCTCGGGCTCCTCGGTCCTGCCCCTGGTGGACCCCGACGAGGGCGGCCACGGGCGCCTGCGGGGCTGCGTGAGCGCCGTGGCGGTGGCCGAGGCGGTCCTCTCGCGCTCCCCGGAGGAGCCGGTCGGCGACCTGGAGGTGGTCACCGACCACCTGGACGTGCACGACGGCGCCACCGCGGTCCTGGGCGCCCTGGTGCGGACCCGGGCCGACGGGCTGCCCGTGACCCGTCGGCGGGACGACGGCTCGTCGGAGCTGGTGGGCTGGGTGGACCAGGAGGAGATGGTGCGGCGCCTGTACCGCCACCAGCACGCCGCCCTGGAGGCCGCCCAGACGCGCACGAGCCTGGGGGCCCGGACCCAGACCTGGTGGCGCGCCCGGCGCGCACGCCGCTAGGGCGCGGCCCCGCCGACCCGCCGACCCGCCGGTAGCGGCCCTCAGCGGTCCTGGCGCTCGGCGCGCACCACAATGCGCCGCGGGTCGCTCATCCACATCCACACCCCGGCGACCACGGGGGCCACCAGGGGCACGAACCACAGGTGGCGGCCGCCGTCGAGCCACACGGAGGCCTCCAGGTCGGGGGCCAGCCCGGCGGCGGTGACGACGCCCAGGAGCACCGCGCCGGTGAGCAGGGCCGTCAGGCAGATCCAGCCCACAATGCGCATGCGTCGCCCGTTGTGGGCCACGCACACCGCCAGGAGCAGGTAGAGCAGGCCGGCCACGACGTTAATGACGCCCACCACCGGGTCCTGGGACGGCTCGCGGATGAGGGCGACGAGCGCGGGCACGAAGATGACCAGCCCGACCACGGCGAAGAAGGCCACCAGGAGGCGGCCCCAGCCGTGGGCGGGACGACGGCGGTCCTCCACCCCCCGTACCTGGGGCCTGCTGGTCTGGTGCTCCTCTTTCCTCACCGGACCGACGTTACCATTGGGTCCCGTGACCACTCTCAGCCTCGCCCCGACCCCCTGCGACCCGGCCCCCCAGGTCCTGGTCCTGGCCGCCGTGCCCGCCGGCCCCGGCACCGTACACGTCCTGGCCGACGGCGCCCTGACCGACAGCCTGGACCTGCCCGCCCTGGAGGCCCTGCTGCCCACGCTCGGCTTCACCGGCGACCTCGACGCCGTGGTGCGCCTGCCCGCCTCCGCCGTGGCCCCCCGGCCCCGACCCTGCTGGTGGTCGGTGCCGGCCGTGAGCTGGAGCGGGCCCAGGGCGACGCCGCGGCCCAGGGTGACGCCGTCGCCCTGGGCGGGGACGAGGCCGGTGTCCTGCGCCGCCTGGCCGGTCGGGCCGCCCGTGAGCTGGCTGGCGTCGACACGGCCGCCCTGGCCCTGCCGGCCGACACCCCGGCCCGCGCCGCCGCCCTGGCCCAGGGGGTCCTGCTGGGCGCCTACGCCTGGGCGGGCAAGGTCCCCGCCCCGACCCCGCCGCTGTCCCAGGCCACCGTGCTCACCGACCTGGAGGACGCCGCCCACGGGATCCGGGCCCGCGCCCAGGTGCTGGCCGAGGGCGTCGCCCTGGTGCGCGACCTGGTCAACGAGCCCCCGAACCGCCTGACCCCCGCCCGCCTGGCCGACCAGGCCGCGTCCCGGGGGCGTCAGGAGGCCCTGGACGTGGAGGTCCTGGACGAGGCGGCACTGGAAGAGGGCGGGTTCGGCGGCCTGCTGGGGGTGGGCCAGGGCTCGGTGAACCCGCCCCGCCTGGTGCGCCTGGAGTGGGCGCCCGACCACGCGGCCGCCCACGTGGCGCTGGTGGGCAAGGGCATCACCTTCGACTCCGGGGGCCTGAGCCTGAAGCCGGCCGCCTCCATGCCGGAGATGAAGTCCGACATGGCGGGCGCCGCCACGGTCCTGGCCGCCGTCACCGCCGCCGCGCGCCTGGGCCTGCCCGTGCGGGTGACCGCCTGGCTGGCCCTGGCCGAGAACCTGACCGGCGGCGGCGCCCAGAGGCCCAGCGACATCCTCACCATGTACGACGGCACCACCGTGGAGGTCACCAACACCGACGCCGAGGGCCGCCTGGTCATGGCCGACGCCCTGGCGCGCGCCGTCCAGGAGCACCCGGACACGGTCCTGGACGTGGCCACCCTCACCGGCGCCCAGCTCGTGGCCCTGGGCGAGCGCACCGCCGGGGTCATGGGCACCCCCGCCGTGCGTG
Protein-coding regions in this window:
- a CDS encoding leucyl aminopeptidase codes for the protein MVGAGRELERAQGDAAAQGDAVALGGDEAGVLRRLAGRAARELAGVDTAALALPADTPARAAALAQGVLLGAYAWAGKVPAPTPPLSQATVLTDLEDAAHGIRARAQVLAEGVALVRDLVNEPPNRLTPARLADQAASRGRQEALDVEVLDEAALEEGGFGGLLGVGQGSVNPPRLVRLEWAPDHAAAHVALVGKGITFDSGGLSLKPAASMPEMKSDMAGAATVLAAVTAAARLGLPVRVTAWLALAENLTGGGAQRPSDILTMYDGTTVEVTNTDAEGRLVMADALARAVQEHPDTVLDVATLTGAQLVALGERTAGVMGTPAVRDAVVDAARAAGEAFWPMPLPEHLGSVLESPYATLRNAATGTRWGGMLTAGLFLREFTATTPWAHLDIAGPAFNDGAPWGHTPTGGTGMGVATLVAFLEAQG